A genomic region of Mesorhizobium sp. NZP2077 contains the following coding sequences:
- a CDS encoding GNAT family N-acetyltransferase: MQQAAATEGAVGPVSPITVGFGRTVRHAARLHTSFDTVKPLWLRLEETGLCTGHQGFAWMEGIARRLMPKSAELLVVEVNDADTGAPVMLLPLMRRRARGHYVIEWLSGGVCDYAAPLLADARPWTRQTADDAWAAVCAALPPTDRFHIAGIPQQIHGVDNPLALLSVARDSIHIASGLVLDGSPETLIKRICKSSFAKNFHKHCRRFEQMGKLDLVEAETPELVEEQFATLLELRLKRFRELGRFDLLTQAPVVEFYRNAALQGLSDGSVRLFELRAGEAYLAVIYVLVMKGTLHALLLGIDQDAVPNVSPGLTTIGKLMIWARAQGLGYFDLSVGSQGYKQHIGASSAVLAELCEAVTLKGRGSTAYIKLRGKAELFVRSKPGLYKAVQGAARRLRRLKT; encoded by the coding sequence ATGCAACAGGCTGCGGCGACCGAGGGCGCCGTCGGGCCGGTTTCGCCGATTACCGTCGGCTTCGGCAGGACCGTGCGCCATGCGGCGCGGCTGCACACCAGCTTCGACACCGTAAAGCCGCTCTGGTTGCGGCTTGAGGAGACCGGCCTGTGCACCGGCCACCAGGGCTTTGCCTGGATGGAAGGGATCGCCAGACGGCTGATGCCCAAAAGCGCGGAGTTGCTCGTCGTCGAGGTCAACGATGCCGACACGGGTGCGCCGGTCATGTTGCTGCCGCTGATGCGCCGCCGGGCTCGGGGCCATTACGTGATCGAATGGCTGAGCGGCGGCGTGTGCGACTACGCGGCGCCACTGCTGGCCGATGCGAGACCATGGACCAGGCAGACCGCCGACGACGCCTGGGCGGCGGTGTGCGCCGCGCTGCCGCCGACGGATCGCTTCCACATTGCGGGAATCCCGCAACAGATCCACGGCGTCGACAATCCGCTGGCGCTGCTTTCGGTGGCGCGCGACTCGATCCATATCGCCTCGGGACTGGTCCTGGATGGCAGTCCGGAGACGCTGATCAAGCGCATCTGCAAATCGTCCTTCGCCAAGAATTTCCACAAGCACTGCCGCCGCTTCGAACAGATGGGCAAGCTCGATCTGGTCGAAGCCGAGACGCCTGAATTGGTGGAGGAGCAGTTCGCCACGCTTTTGGAGCTCAGGCTCAAGCGCTTCCGCGAGCTCGGGCGCTTCGACCTCCTGACGCAGGCGCCGGTCGTCGAGTTCTACCGCAACGCCGCCCTGCAGGGCCTGTCCGACGGCTCGGTGCGGCTGTTCGAGCTGCGTGCCGGTGAAGCCTATCTCGCCGTCATCTACGTGCTGGTCATGAAGGGCACCTTGCACGCGCTTCTGCTCGGGATCGACCAGGACGCGGTTCCCAACGTCTCGCCAGGACTGACGACGATCGGCAAGCTGATGATCTGGGCGCGCGCGCAGGGGCTCGGTTACTTCGACCTGTCCGTCGGCAGCCAAGGATACAAGCAGCATATCGGCGCTTCAAGCGCGGTGCTGGCCGAGTTGTGCGAGGCGGTGACGCTGAAGGGCAGGGGCTCGACCGCCTATATCAAGCTGCGCGGCAAAGCCGAGCTTTTCGTGCGCTCCAAGCCCGGTCTGTACAAGGCCGTGCAGGGCGCGGCGCGGCGGTTGCGGCGATTGAAGACCTGA
- a CDS encoding Ku protein, producing MAPRASWKGYLKLSLVSCPVRLYPATTTSERISFNQLHKKTHNRINMKPVDPELGLVERSDLVKGYEYEDKQYIIIDDADLDAVRIESNHTMNIEAFVDEGEVDVIYQDAPYYMAPDGAMAEETFAVLREAMRKSGKLAIARLVLSSRERIVTIGARENGMFVCTLRNPNEVRGTAEYFGNIPAGKPDQEMLELAEALIKQKETTFDPKNYEDRYEIALMAMIREKLKGHKPIIAAAPERGNVINLMDALKASLSQSKPPAKSKSKADEVAAKPAAKKAAAGGAPENPLKASLLKAVGKSKK from the coding sequence ATGGCGCCCAGGGCAAGTTGGAAGGGTTATCTCAAGCTCAGCCTCGTCAGCTGTCCGGTGCGGCTTTATCCGGCGACGACGACCAGCGAGCGCATCTCGTTCAATCAGCTGCATAAGAAGACCCACAACCGCATCAACATGAAGCCGGTCGATCCGGAACTCGGGCTCGTAGAGCGCTCGGACCTGGTCAAGGGTTACGAGTACGAGGACAAGCAGTACATCATCATCGATGATGCCGACCTCGATGCGGTGCGCATCGAATCCAACCACACGATGAACATCGAGGCCTTCGTCGACGAGGGCGAGGTCGATGTCATCTACCAGGATGCGCCGTACTACATGGCGCCGGATGGCGCGATGGCCGAGGAGACTTTTGCGGTGCTGCGCGAAGCGATGCGCAAATCCGGCAAGCTGGCGATCGCCCGGCTGGTCCTGTCCAGCCGTGAGCGCATCGTGACGATCGGCGCGCGCGAGAACGGCATGTTCGTGTGCACGTTGAGGAACCCGAACGAAGTGCGCGGCACAGCTGAGTATTTCGGCAACATCCCGGCCGGAAAGCCCGACCAGGAGATGCTTGAACTCGCCGAAGCGTTGATCAAGCAGAAGGAGACCACCTTCGATCCGAAGAACTACGAGGATCGCTACGAGATCGCGCTGATGGCGATGATCCGCGAGAAGCTCAAGGGCCACAAGCCGATCATCGCGGCAGCGCCCGAGCGCGGCAATGTCATCAATCTGATGGATGCGCTGAAGGCCAGCCTGTCGCAGTCGAAGCCGCCGGCCAAGTCGAAGAGCAAGGCCGACGAAGTGGCGGCCAAGCCCGCAGCCAAGAAGGCGGCAGCGGGCGGTGCGCCTGAAAATCCGCTGAAGGCCAGTCTGCTGAAGGCGGTTGGCAAGAGCAAGAAATGA
- the ligD gene encoding DNA ligase D, with protein MAAPPKLKTYRAKREFTKTPEPAGGLISGDGNRFVVHKHHASADHYDLRLQVGDVLKSWAVPRGPSLNPADKRLAVETEDHPLEYIDFEGVIPEGEYGGGPMIVWDTGTWAPMDDVDKSLRTGAFKFRLAGEKLNGGWMLTRLKPKPGEDAEKKNWLLFKERDLAADTKLDILEARPESVKSGLRIEELVAPPKPSAKSAPKPGSLKPSTLPGAVKAPALSRIEPQLATQVPKPPGGESPAENTNELWLHEIKFDGYRTMAHVANGEVRLITRGGIDWTKRYGDLPHAFAKLPCSEAIIDGEIVVLDGRSISRFALLQDALAEGAGSKLHFYAFDLLHLDGWDLMRAPLIRRKALLAELLGGLGANSAIQFSDHVEGSGQGLYDQATELGLEGVVSKRATAIYQSGRTKSWTKCKALQKDDFVIAGYTISQAAEGLAALGMAEWEDGELHYRGKVGTGFDRDTAEDLLARLEPLTSGATPPEGVPREIMREMHWVKPLFSARIHYANRTADNSLRHGVFRGLRDVGLSTPVSAKRKRLISEADLATIWVTNPERRLFGKTGPTKLDIAVYYALVGDFMLPHILGRPVSLVRCPTGLPKDCFFQRHAFTGMPPSVVTFETMNSEGETKSFLSVEGAKGFLALAQFGVVEFHTWGTHRTSLDRPDQIVFDLDPGEGISWREVVEAAVHIKGELEGLGLVPFAKTSGGNGIHITVPVTPKQNWKKLHQATSAISTHLAATAPDTFTTTMGKDNRKKRIFIDYHRNARGHTSAAPYSLRARTNLPASTPVSWADLETIDAPQDLNYSSLPGLLETSGDPWAEIEEFARDLPTLKT; from the coding sequence ATGGCAGCGCCGCCAAAACTCAAAACCTATCGCGCCAAACGCGAATTCACCAAAACGCCGGAGCCGGCCGGCGGGCTTATCTCCGGTGACGGCAACCGCTTCGTCGTCCACAAGCACCACGCCTCCGCCGACCACTACGATCTGCGCCTGCAGGTCGGCGACGTGTTGAAGAGCTGGGCGGTGCCGCGCGGACCTTCGCTCAATCCGGCCGACAAGAGGCTGGCGGTCGAGACCGAGGACCATCCGCTCGAATATATCGACTTCGAGGGTGTCATTCCCGAGGGCGAGTATGGCGGCGGGCCGATGATCGTCTGGGACACCGGCACGTGGGCGCCGATGGACGATGTCGACAAAAGCCTCAGGACCGGCGCTTTCAAGTTCCGGCTGGCGGGCGAAAAGCTCAATGGCGGCTGGATGCTGACCCGCCTGAAGCCCAAGCCCGGCGAGGACGCGGAGAAAAAGAACTGGCTGCTGTTCAAGGAGCGCGACCTCGCCGCCGACACCAAGCTCGACATCCTCGAAGCGCGGCCGGAAAGCGTGAAATCCGGATTGCGCATCGAGGAGTTGGTGGCACCGCCGAAACCGTCAGCGAAGTCCGCACCGAAGCCGGGTTCCCTGAAGCCCTCGACACTGCCGGGCGCGGTGAAGGCGCCGGCGCTGAGCCGCATCGAGCCGCAGCTGGCGACGCAAGTGCCAAAACCGCCGGGCGGCGAAAGCCCTGCCGAGAACACCAACGAGCTCTGGCTGCACGAGATCAAATTCGACGGCTACCGCACCATGGCGCATGTCGCCAATGGCGAGGTGCGGCTGATCACCCGTGGCGGCATCGATTGGACGAAGCGCTATGGCGACCTGCCGCATGCCTTTGCCAAACTGCCGTGCAGCGAGGCGATCATCGACGGCGAGATCGTCGTGCTTGACGGCCGGAGCATCAGCCGCTTCGCCTTGCTGCAGGACGCGCTGGCCGAGGGCGCCGGCAGCAAGCTGCATTTTTATGCCTTCGACCTGCTGCATCTCGATGGCTGGGACCTGATGAGGGCGCCGCTCATCCGGCGCAAGGCGCTGCTGGCGGAACTGCTTGGCGGCCTCGGCGCCAATTCCGCCATTCAGTTCTCCGACCATGTCGAGGGCTCGGGGCAGGGGCTTTACGACCAGGCGACGGAGCTCGGGCTCGAAGGCGTCGTCTCCAAGCGCGCCACCGCGATCTACCAGAGCGGCCGTACCAAGAGCTGGACCAAGTGCAAGGCGCTGCAGAAGGACGATTTCGTCATCGCTGGTTACACAATCTCGCAAGCGGCGGAAGGGCTGGCGGCGCTGGGCATGGCCGAGTGGGAGGACGGCGAACTGCATTATCGCGGCAAGGTCGGTACCGGCTTCGACCGCGATACGGCGGAGGATCTGCTCGCCCGGCTGGAGCCGCTGACATCGGGTGCGACGCCACCTGAAGGCGTGCCGCGCGAAATCATGCGCGAGATGCATTGGGTGAAGCCGTTGTTTTCGGCGCGCATCCATTACGCCAACCGCACGGCGGACAATTCGCTGCGCCATGGCGTGTTTCGCGGTCTCAGGGATGTCGGCCTGTCGACGCCGGTCTCGGCCAAGCGCAAGCGGCTGATCTCGGAGGCCGATCTCGCCACCATCTGGGTGACCAATCCGGAGCGGCGGCTGTTCGGCAAGACCGGCCCGACCAAGCTCGACATCGCCGTCTACTACGCGCTGGTCGGCGACTTCATGCTGCCGCACATTCTCGGCCGCCCGGTTTCGCTGGTGCGCTGCCCGACCGGCCTGCCGAAGGATTGTTTCTTCCAGCGCCACGCCTTCACCGGCATGCCGCCTTCGGTGGTGACTTTCGAGACGATGAATTCGGAGGGCGAAACCAAGTCGTTCCTGTCGGTCGAAGGCGCCAAGGGTTTTCTGGCATTGGCGCAATTCGGCGTCGTCGAGTTCCACACCTGGGGCACGCACCGCACCAGCCTCGACAGGCCCGACCAGATCGTCTTCGACCTCGACCCGGGCGAGGGGATTTCCTGGCGCGAGGTGGTCGAGGCCGCTGTCCACATCAAGGGCGAACTGGAGGGGCTGGGGCTGGTACCCTTCGCCAAGACCTCCGGCGGCAACGGCATCCACATCACTGTGCCGGTGACGCCCAAGCAGAACTGGAAGAAGCTGCACCAGGCGACCAGCGCCATATCAACCCATCTGGCGGCCACCGCGCCCGACACCTTCACCACCACCATGGGCAAGGACAACCGCAAGAAGCGCATCTTCATCGACTATCACCGCAACGCGCGCGGCCACACATCGGCGGCGCCATATTCGCTGCGGGCGCGGACCAATTTGCCGGCCTCGACACCGGTGAGCTGGGCGGACCTGGAGACGATCGATGCGCCGCAGGATTTGAACTATTCGTCGCTGCCGGGGCTGCTGGAGACTTCGGGGGATCCGTGGGCGGAGATTGAGGAGTTTGCCAGGGATTTGCCTACCTTGAAGACCTAG
- a CDS encoding Flp family type IVb pilin, with translation MQAIVSRFMRDESGATAIEYGLIAALIALAIITGAGALGNAINGKFTTIGTKVTNSGS, from the coding sequence ATGCAAGCAATCGTTTCCCGTTTCATGCGGGATGAAAGCGGTGCGACCGCCATCGAATACGGCCTGATCGCCGCCCTCATCGCACTTGCCATCATCACCGGCGCCGGCGCGCTCGGCAATGCGATCAATGGCAAGTTCACGACGATCGGCACGAAGGTCACCAACAGCGGATCTTAA
- a CDS encoding glycosyltransferase family 4 protein produces MRIACIHQGYELYGSDRSFAESVAALRAAFPSADIEVVLPRSGPIVEILEPHASRIVFEPLWVLRRQAMLRLATVEMARLPVALWRAWRRLRDRDLVYVNTSIVADYALASRLLPSKALLHIHEIPEGVLRRILVGLMHWSHADLIFNSKATRATFGEPRSARSYVVYNGVAGPAAAQAMTYDGKRPLRVLLLGRINRIKGQEVLLQAIALLPAELKSRIEVRLVGGAFESVERERALAELVGTMGLTGQVSALPFIPDPSEHYRWADIVTVPSRRPESLGRVAIEAMAYGRPPLVSAIGGLVEVVADNETGWHVPPGDAPALAAKLREIILAPEGWRGFVAAGRKRYETMFSEPVAAAAIAAIATEKLKAAIARPGRAASTRQAETRL; encoded by the coding sequence ATGCGGATTGCTTGCATCCATCAGGGCTACGAACTCTACGGTTCCGACCGCAGTTTCGCGGAGAGCGTCGCTGCGCTGCGGGCCGCGTTTCCGTCCGCCGACATCGAAGTGGTTTTGCCGCGCAGCGGACCGATCGTCGAAATCCTGGAACCCCATGCCAGCCGCATCGTCTTCGAGCCGCTCTGGGTGCTCAGGCGCCAGGCGATGCTGAGGCTGGCGACCGTCGAGATGGCGCGGCTGCCGGTGGCGCTGTGGCGGGCCTGGCGGCGCCTGCGCGATCGCGACCTCGTCTACGTCAACACGTCGATCGTCGCCGACTATGCGCTGGCCTCGCGTCTGCTGCCCAGCAAGGCGTTGCTGCACATCCATGAAATTCCCGAAGGCGTGCTGCGCCGGATCCTCGTCGGGCTGATGCACTGGAGCCATGCCGACCTTATCTTCAATTCGAAAGCAACGCGCGCTACGTTCGGCGAGCCCAGATCCGCGCGCTCCTATGTCGTCTATAACGGCGTTGCCGGTCCGGCGGCGGCACAAGCGATGACCTATGACGGCAAGCGCCCGCTGCGGGTGCTGCTGCTTGGCCGCATCAACCGGATCAAAGGCCAGGAAGTGCTTTTGCAGGCGATCGCCTTGCTGCCGGCGGAACTGAAGTCGCGGATCGAGGTGCGGCTGGTCGGCGGCGCCTTTGAAAGCGTCGAGCGCGAGCGTGCGCTCGCCGAACTGGTCGGGACCATGGGGCTCACCGGACAGGTCAGCGCCTTGCCCTTCATCCCGGACCCTTCGGAGCATTATCGCTGGGCCGACATCGTCACCGTGCCGTCGCGGCGTCCGGAATCGCTCGGCCGTGTCGCCATCGAGGCAATGGCCTATGGCCGTCCGCCACTGGTGTCGGCGATCGGCGGGCTGGTCGAAGTGGTCGCCGACAACGAGACCGGCTGGCATGTTCCGCCGGGCGATGCACCGGCCCTTGCCGCGAAATTGCGGGAGATCATCCTCGCCCCCGAGGGCTGGCGCGGTTTTGTCGCCGCCGGGCGCAAGCGCTACGAGACGATGTTCAGCGAGCCGGTCGCGGCCGCGGCGATCGCCGCGATCGCCACTGAGAAGCTGAAGGCGGCCATCGCAAGGCCGGGCAGGGCGGCAAGCACGCGCCAGGCGGAGACACGGCTGTGA
- a CDS encoding EthD family reductase yields MASLVVMYGTPADPAAFDAYYREKHIPLAKTIPGLRRYEINRGPVMTPAGPAKVHLIATLQFDDLAAIQNAFASAEGQAAAADLQVFATGGADMLIFESEAV; encoded by the coding sequence ATGGCAAGCCTGGTGGTGATGTACGGCACGCCTGCCGATCCGGCGGCGTTCGATGCCTATTATCGTGAAAAGCATATCCCGCTGGCCAAGACCATTCCGGGATTGCGGCGCTACGAAATCAACCGCGGTCCAGTCATGACGCCGGCGGGACCAGCGAAGGTCCATCTGATCGCCACCTTGCAGTTTGACGACCTGGCCGCCATCCAGAATGCATTCGCCAGTGCCGAAGGTCAGGCGGCCGCGGCCGATCTCCAGGTGTTCGCGACGGGCGGCGCCGATATGCTGATCTTCGAGAGCGAGGCTGTCTGA
- a CDS encoding DUF1972 domain-containing protein yields the protein MKSEQPAILILGTRGIPAAHGGFETFAEKLALFLVGRGWKVGVYCQEEVERVGQRVRTETWNGIELIHIQVASKGPRATLEFDWQCVLDAARRPGVCLVLGYNGAVFLTWLRLMRRKIITNMDGIEWRRPKWGRAARTWFWLNEWIGAWASHRLVADHPVIADHLATRRPRSAITTIAYGADPVTSAPEAPVRALGLEPGKYLISIARIEPDNNILPIVEAFCSQKRDMKLVVLGTLSDQIPYHVAVRAAANSSVVLPGAIYDQAAVKALRYHARAYMHGHTVGGTNPSLVEALAAGNMVIAHDNPYNRWVAGAAAIHFTDTQSCAERMQQAMEDDTLVKACGEAARTRAREAFRWDDVLLAYENEAYRLLGVTAPRTAAIDRPSPGAV from the coding sequence ATGAAATCGGAACAGCCTGCCATCCTGATCCTGGGAACGCGCGGCATTCCTGCCGCCCATGGCGGCTTTGAAACCTTCGCGGAGAAGCTGGCGCTTTTTCTGGTCGGGCGCGGCTGGAAGGTCGGCGTCTACTGCCAGGAAGAGGTCGAGCGTGTCGGCCAGAGGGTGCGCACCGAAACCTGGAACGGCATCGAGCTCATCCACATCCAGGTCGCCTCGAAAGGTCCGCGCGCGACGCTGGAATTCGACTGGCAATGCGTGCTCGATGCCGCGCGCCGGCCCGGCGTCTGCCTGGTGCTCGGCTATAATGGCGCGGTCTTCCTGACCTGGCTCAGGCTGATGCGGCGCAAGATCATCACCAATATGGACGGCATCGAGTGGCGCCGCCCCAAATGGGGGCGCGCGGCGCGCACATGGTTCTGGCTCAATGAGTGGATCGGCGCCTGGGCCTCGCACCGCCTGGTCGCCGACCATCCTGTCATCGCCGATCACCTGGCGACGCGCCGGCCGCGCAGCGCCATCACCACCATCGCCTATGGCGCCGACCCGGTGACCTCGGCGCCCGAGGCGCCGGTGCGCGCGCTTGGCCTCGAGCCCGGAAAATACCTGATCTCGATCGCGCGCATCGAGCCCGACAACAACATCCTGCCCATCGTCGAAGCCTTCTGCAGCCAGAAGCGCGATATGAAGCTGGTGGTGCTGGGCACGCTGTCCGACCAGATCCCCTATCATGTCGCGGTCCGCGCTGCGGCAAACAGCTCCGTGGTCCTGCCGGGTGCCATCTACGACCAGGCGGCGGTGAAGGCGCTGCGCTATCACGCACGCGCCTACATGCATGGCCACACGGTCGGCGGCACCAACCCGTCGCTGGTCGAGGCGCTGGCCGCCGGCAACATGGTGATCGCCCACGACAACCCCTACAACAGGTGGGTCGCGGGTGCTGCCGCCATCCATTTCACCGACACGCAAAGCTGCGCCGAGCGGATGCAGCAGGCGATGGAGGATGACACGCTGGTCAAGGCCTGCGGCGAAGCCGCCAGGACGCGTGCCCGCGAAGCCTTCCGCTGGGACGATGTCCTGCTTGCCTATGAGAACGAAGCCTACCGGCTTCTCGGCGTGACCGCCCCAAGAACGGCCGCGATCGACCGCCCCTCGCCCGGCGCGGTATGA
- a CDS encoding GNAT family N-acetyltransferase: protein MTGQAVEIVAVTGLAEGQVSHPVTVAANDAYTARLHTSLEMVRPLWLRFQESGVCTGHQNYAWAGGIVARLMPQGAEPLIVEVNDAATGEPRMLVPLMRRPALGHRVIEWLSCGVCDYSAPLLADARPWTTQSAQAAWAAVRSVLPPADRFHITGIPPQINGVANPLALLAETRDSLQTTFGLAIDGDPDTVLKRLCKPSFVKEFGKDWRRLERLGDVELVEAGTPAEVERIFGELVRMRLSRFRELGRFDLLTQEKVVDFYRNAAVRGLSDGAVRLFGLRVGEALIAVQYLLVHQGTVHALLIAMDQSVVPNVSPGLAIMGRLMSWARKQGFGYFDLSVGNQSYKANMGAKGSVLVELCHGFTMRGNAASTAIKLRDWTEVFVRSNPRLLKAAQGTMRGLRRLRGGR from the coding sequence GTGACGGGCCAGGCAGTGGAAATAGTTGCGGTGACCGGCTTGGCCGAAGGGCAGGTCTCGCACCCAGTCACTGTCGCGGCGAACGACGCCTACACGGCGCGATTGCACACCAGTCTCGAAATGGTGCGGCCGCTCTGGCTGCGCTTCCAGGAGAGCGGTGTGTGCACCGGTCACCAGAATTATGCGTGGGCCGGGGGGATTGTCGCGCGGCTGATGCCGCAAGGTGCCGAACCGCTCATCGTCGAGGTGAACGACGCCGCGACCGGCGAACCCAGGATGCTGGTGCCGCTGATGCGACGGCCGGCGTTGGGTCATCGGGTGATCGAATGGCTGAGCTGTGGCGTCTGCGACTATTCGGCACCGCTGCTGGCCGATGCGAGGCCGTGGACCACACAGTCCGCACAGGCCGCCTGGGCCGCGGTGCGCTCAGTGCTGCCACCGGCGGACCGGTTCCACATTACGGGGATTCCACCACAGATCAACGGCGTCGCCAATCCGCTTGCCTTGCTCGCAGAGACACGCGATTCCCTCCAGACCACTTTCGGCCTCGCCATCGACGGCGATCCGGATACGGTCCTCAAGCGCTTGTGCAAGCCCTCCTTCGTCAAGGAATTCGGCAAGGACTGGCGCCGGCTCGAACGGCTCGGCGATGTCGAACTGGTCGAGGCCGGCACGCCGGCCGAGGTAGAGCGTATCTTCGGCGAACTGGTCCGGATGCGGCTCAGCCGCTTTCGCGAGCTTGGCCGCTTCGACCTGCTGACGCAGGAGAAAGTCGTCGATTTCTACCGCAACGCCGCTGTTCGCGGCCTGTCGGACGGAGCGGTGCGGCTGTTCGGGCTGCGCGTGGGCGAGGCGCTGATCGCGGTTCAATATCTGCTGGTCCATCAAGGGACTGTTCATGCTCTGCTGATAGCTATGGACCAGAGCGTCGTGCCCAATGTCTCACCAGGACTTGCAATCATGGGCAGGTTGATGAGTTGGGCACGCAAGCAAGGCTTTGGTTATTTCGACCTGTCGGTCGGCAACCAGAGCTACAAGGCAAATATGGGCGCCAAGGGTTCGGTCCTGGTCGAACTCTGCCACGGGTTCACGATGCGGGGCAATGCCGCGAGCACTGCCATCAAGCTCCGCGACTGGACCGAGGTTTTCGTGCGCTCAAACCCACGGCTGCTGAAAGCGGCTCAGGGAACGATGCGGGGCTTGCGGCGCTTGCGTGGAGGGCGCTGA
- a CDS encoding EthD family reductase gives MAKMLVIYKTPTDPAAFERHYHDIHVPLAKQLPGLRRYEISRPPIVNVLQGETPYRVATLYFDDLEAIRTAFASDIGRACAVDRRKFAGDDDMVAMLLFDTEPL, from the coding sequence ATGGCCAAGATGCTTGTCATCTACAAAACCCCCACCGATCCGGCGGCCTTCGAGCGCCATTACCACGACATTCACGTGCCGCTGGCCAAGCAATTGCCGGGACTGCGGCGCTACGAGATCAGCCGGCCGCCGATCGTGAATGTCTTGCAGGGTGAGACGCCCTACAGGGTGGCGACGCTCTATTTCGACGATCTGGAGGCCATTCGCACAGCCTTTGCTAGCGATATCGGCCGGGCCTGCGCGGTGGACCGGCGCAAATTCGCCGGCGATGACGACATGGTGGCGATGCTGCTCTTCGACACCGAGCCGCTCTGA
- a CDS encoding tetratricopeptide repeat protein: MTAPAVSVPGAVFGTIGALAAFPLRLAAREVERQHGQLRRGITRRTTHVVFGRALLAKAGLTKNGDAGIERRVAAARGAGQTLLSENGFLRLLGLMKAPEASSLSRQSLIEQSRLSGADLDMLSLFDAFEHDSEPYSFRDLILARKYAGLVAGGATWAAIARSVHRSGPVASLTAKSLNVGSQHGRPDAIYLEGGQSELDGQLLFDLGSAAQGDDTLEDLFAEAEAAEEGRDHEGAAALYHRCLAIDPSDAIAAFNRANCLRAGGHATDAAHDYARAIKLDTAFVEAWFNLAGLMSEQGRDASARRHLQKAIALDKSYADPVFNLARLEFDAGNLLEARRLWVRYLELDAESEWAGVAARGVQFVDMQLARTAG; this comes from the coding sequence ATGACGGCACCGGCCGTTTCGGTTCCGGGGGCCGTCTTTGGCACCATCGGCGCGCTGGCGGCGTTTCCGCTCAGGTTGGCGGCTCGCGAGGTCGAGCGCCAGCACGGCCAGCTCCGGCGCGGCATCACCCGGCGCACCACCCATGTCGTGTTCGGCCGGGCTCTGCTTGCCAAGGCTGGATTGACGAAAAACGGCGATGCCGGGATCGAGCGCCGCGTCGCCGCCGCACGCGGCGCCGGGCAAACACTGCTCAGCGAGAACGGCTTTTTGCGCCTGCTCGGGCTGATGAAGGCGCCGGAGGCGTCGTCGCTGTCGCGGCAATCTTTGATCGAGCAATCGCGGCTGTCCGGCGCCGACCTTGACATGCTCTCGTTGTTCGATGCCTTCGAGCACGACAGCGAACCCTATTCCTTCCGCGATCTGATCCTGGCGCGCAAATATGCCGGGCTGGTCGCCGGTGGGGCGACATGGGCGGCGATCGCGCGCTCCGTGCACCGCTCCGGCCCGGTCGCCTCGCTCACGGCCAAGTCGCTCAATGTCGGCTCGCAGCATGGCCGCCCCGACGCCATCTATCTCGAAGGCGGCCAGAGCGAACTCGACGGGCAGTTGTTGTTCGATCTGGGTAGCGCGGCACAAGGCGACGACACGCTGGAAGATTTGTTCGCAGAGGCCGAAGCTGCGGAGGAGGGCCGCGACCATGAAGGTGCTGCCGCACTCTACCATCGCTGCCTCGCCATCGACCCGAGCGACGCGATCGCCGCCTTCAACCGCGCCAACTGCCTGCGCGCTGGCGGCCACGCGACTGACGCCGCGCATGACTATGCCCGGGCGATAAAGCTCGACACGGCCTTCGTCGAAGCCTGGTTCAACCTCGCCGGGCTGATGAGCGAGCAAGGCCGCGACGCCTCGGCGCGAAGGCATTTGCAGAAAGCGATCGCGCTCGACAAGAGCTATGCCGACCCGGTGTTCAACCTGGCGCGGCTGGAGTTCGACGCCGGCAATCTGCTGGAAGCGCGGCGGCTGTGGGTGCGGTATCTGGAGCTCGACGCGGAGTCGGAATGGGCTGGGGTGGCGGCCAGGGGCGTGCAATTCGTGGATATGCAGCTGGCACGGACGGCGGGGTGA
- a CDS encoding alpha/beta family hydrolase gives MTHFLFDGDDTAPVTMLLAHGAGASMDSPSMTATAKALAAAGFQVARFEFHYMAARRYGQRKPPPRAETVNPEYVKAIADLRARGVTGRLIIGGKSMGGRVASMVADEMYAKGEIAGLICLGYPFHPPGKPEQLRTKHLIGLKTPTLIFQGTRDEFGTPDEVAGYGLSDSIEVIWLEDGDHDLKPRKSISGFSTADHLKTLAETVKDWVGSVAS, from the coding sequence ATGACCCACTTCCTCTTCGACGGCGACGACACCGCTCCCGTCACCATGCTGCTCGCGCATGGCGCCGGCGCATCGATGGATTCGCCTTCGATGACCGCCACCGCCAAGGCGTTGGCCGCCGCCGGCTTCCAGGTCGCGCGCTTCGAATTCCACTATATGGCCGCCCGCCGCTACGGTCAGCGCAAGCCGCCGCCGCGTGCCGAGACGGTGAACCCGGAATATGTGAAGGCGATCGCCGATCTGAGGGCCAGGGGCGTCACTGGAAGGCTGATCATCGGCGGCAAGTCGATGGGCGGACGTGTCGCCTCGATGGTGGCGGACGAGATGTACGCCAAGGGCGAGATTGCAGGGCTGATCTGCCTCGGCTACCCCTTCCATCCGCCCGGCAAGCCCGAGCAGTTGCGCACCAAGCATCTCATTGGGCTGAAGACACCAACGCTGATTTTTCAGGGCACGCGCGACGAGTTCGGCACGCCGGATGAGGTGGCCGGTTACGGTCTCTCCGACAGCATCGAGGTGATCTGGCTGGAGGATGGCGACCATGATCTCAAGCCGCGCAAGAGCATCTCGGGATTTTCGACGGCCGATCATCTGAAGACGCTGGCGGAGACGGTGAAGGATTGGGTAGGCAGCGTGGCCTCCTGA